In one Natronosalvus amylolyticus genomic region, the following are encoded:
- a CDS encoding DUF7287 family protein, which yields MNRGRRPRTVSVSLGSRGQTTQDFAVGIGIFLLAVAFVFSYVPTLITPFSASTAPDSAQADRIATDIVANYSTDTANELNATMLDERNDSSIDEFGIRQSLDGTPIDRVNVTIESFDGNHSYAFGSEYRDQPSGTATRVITLDDPSELGLECDPACRLTVRVW from the coding sequence ATGAATCGAGGACGAAGACCCCGGACGGTGTCGGTTTCGCTCGGCTCGAGAGGGCAGACCACCCAGGATTTCGCCGTCGGCATCGGTATTTTCCTGCTCGCGGTCGCCTTCGTTTTCTCGTACGTCCCGACGTTGATAACGCCGTTTTCGGCCTCGACGGCACCCGACTCAGCGCAGGCAGACCGGATCGCGACCGACATCGTGGCGAACTACTCGACGGACACGGCCAACGAACTGAACGCGACGATGCTCGACGAACGTAACGATTCCTCGATAGACGAATTCGGCATTCGCCAATCACTGGACGGAACGCCGATAGATCGGGTCAACGTCACGATCGAATCGTTCGATGGTAACCATTCGTACGCGTTCGGATCGGAGTACCGGGACCAGCCATCGGGAACGGCGACGCGGGTAATCACGCTCGATGACCCCTCCGAACTAGGCCTCGAGTGTGACCCAGCCTGTCGACTAACGGTACGGGTGTGGTAA
- a CDS encoding DUF7288 family protein: MRRHEPPTRDERGQAFTLEGFTAAFILLIAVLFAVQSVVITPSSGGAVDRTAQAQVQQQVQDALIVAQQDGNLSELVRFVDVEEGEFQSFHNESDGGQGAYTASDFGNSSQLGQNASTLGEILNGNLEAGQNYNVELYYLANEDGERESISLVDEGAPSSTAVTASYTVVLHENQSITAPDSDQQLKDITDEGEYIPNLEEGDGLYNVVEIRVTVW; the protein is encoded by the coding sequence ATGCGACGACACGAACCACCCACACGAGACGAACGGGGGCAGGCGTTTACCCTCGAGGGCTTTACCGCCGCGTTCATCCTGTTGATCGCCGTCCTGTTTGCCGTCCAGTCGGTCGTCATCACGCCGTCGTCGGGCGGTGCGGTCGACCGAACGGCACAGGCACAGGTCCAACAGCAGGTGCAAGATGCGCTAATCGTCGCCCAGCAGGACGGCAATCTGTCCGAACTCGTTCGTTTCGTCGATGTCGAAGAAGGCGAGTTCCAGTCGTTCCACAACGAATCCGACGGCGGCCAGGGTGCCTACACCGCGTCTGACTTCGGGAATAGCTCACAGCTCGGCCAGAACGCCTCGACGCTCGGGGAGATTTTGAACGGGAACCTCGAGGCCGGGCAGAACTACAACGTGGAACTGTACTACCTAGCGAACGAAGATGGCGAGCGCGAGTCGATCAGTCTGGTCGACGAGGGGGCTCCCTCGAGCACAGCGGTCACCGCGAGTTACACGGTCGTGTTACACGAAAATCAGTCGATCACCGCGCCGGACAGTGATCAGCAGTTGAAAGACATCACCGACGAAGGCGAGTACATTCCCAATCTCGAGGAGGGTGATGGACTGTA